A stretch of Spirosoma oryzicola DNA encodes these proteins:
- a CDS encoding Ppx/GppA phosphatase family protein encodes MKLAAIDIGSNAARLQISTVLHNDEVISFKRVEYVRFPLRLGHDVFNFGELTPESEARTAKLMQVYKLLMELHEVEDYMACATSAMRESSNGHEVAKRIEALTGIKIHIIDGSKEAELINNVVVQALDDRQFLHIDVGGGSTELNLYKNRQKINSKSFKIGSVRLLEGKETKGAWRKIEDWVEDNVDSSEEITAVGTGGNISKLFNLASKTSESETTRAEIERIRNHIAGFSQEDRINKLRLNADRADVIVPAADIYVSVMKWAGANTIIVPDLGLKDGIIQLVYSQWKKKKHLS; translated from the coding sequence ATGAAACTAGCAGCCATTGATATCGGTTCCAATGCGGCTCGTCTGCAAATCTCAACGGTATTACACAACGACGAGGTAATAAGCTTCAAGCGCGTCGAATACGTACGATTTCCTCTTCGCCTTGGGCACGATGTGTTCAATTTTGGTGAACTGACGCCCGAAAGTGAAGCCCGGACGGCTAAACTCATGCAGGTCTATAAACTGCTGATGGAACTGCATGAAGTCGAAGATTACATGGCCTGTGCCACATCAGCCATGCGCGAATCGTCGAACGGACACGAAGTTGCCAAACGAATCGAAGCCTTAACGGGCATCAAAATACACATCATCGACGGTAGCAAAGAAGCCGAACTGATCAACAACGTGGTCGTGCAGGCCCTCGACGACCGGCAGTTTCTGCACATCGATGTGGGCGGAGGCAGTACGGAGTTAAACCTGTACAAGAACCGGCAGAAAATCAATTCCAAATCGTTTAAAATTGGGTCGGTTCGGCTGCTGGAAGGCAAAGAAACCAAAGGTGCCTGGCGGAAAATTGAAGATTGGGTAGAAGACAACGTTGATTCGTCGGAAGAAATCACGGCGGTTGGTACGGGCGGTAACATCAGCAAGCTGTTCAACTTGGCGTCTAAGACATCCGAATCGGAAACCACCCGAGCCGAGATTGAACGGATTCGCAACCACATTGCGGGTTTCAGTCAGGAAGATCGAATCAACAAACTCCGTCTGAACGCCGACCGCGCCGATGTCATTGTTCCAGCCGCCGACATTTACGTATCGGTCATGAAATGGGCCGGGGCCAATACAATTATCGTCCCAGACTTGGGCTTGAAAGACGGGATCATTCAGTTGGTTTACTCCCAATGGAAGAAGAAAAAACACCTTTCTTAA
- a CDS encoding GNAT family N-acetyltransferase — MIDYTILHQFSPEASSVPLFSQPGFFFNEIEHLRQQQNGAFHLLTVLNQQTQQAEARCAFFVSDQVAMSPGAAPFGSVEFSNTLPDDLIEEFIGCIQDTARTNGARALRLVNYPHCYAPTQAEQLTRILEKHEFALLENHQNFFLPVTETAFESKLVASERRRLRKCREAHFRFTQGSLPDVKEVAAFLQDSRHKQGYRLTLGTNYLITLLQNFPHQFPVFTVRHREKLIALTVAVRVRHDILYSFLPASHPDYRTFSPMVLLLDCVFTYCQQQGIRVLDLGVSLDADRQPKLSLIRFKQNLGAQSSPKLTFEKKL; from the coding sequence ATGATTGACTACACAATTCTGCACCAATTTAGTCCCGAAGCCTCCAGCGTTCCCTTGTTTAGTCAACCCGGCTTTTTCTTCAATGAGATCGAGCATCTCCGTCAGCAACAAAACGGAGCCTTTCATTTGCTCACCGTTCTCAACCAACAGACTCAGCAAGCCGAAGCCCGATGTGCTTTTTTTGTCAGTGATCAGGTAGCAATGAGTCCCGGTGCTGCCCCGTTTGGTTCGGTCGAATTCAGCAATACGCTCCCGGACGATCTAATCGAGGAGTTTATAGGCTGCATTCAGGACACGGCTCGTACCAACGGCGCTCGTGCATTACGGCTGGTTAACTATCCGCACTGTTACGCACCCACGCAGGCCGAACAGCTTACTCGTATTCTGGAGAAGCACGAATTTGCGCTTCTCGAAAACCACCAAAATTTCTTTCTTCCCGTTACCGAAACAGCGTTCGAGTCAAAGCTAGTGGCGTCCGAACGCCGGCGGTTACGCAAGTGCAGAGAGGCCCATTTCCGGTTTACGCAGGGGTCTCTTCCCGATGTAAAAGAAGTCGCTGCTTTTTTACAAGATAGCCGACACAAACAAGGGTATCGACTTACGCTTGGCACGAATTATTTGATCACTCTTTTACAGAACTTCCCCCACCAGTTTCCGGTCTTTACCGTCCGGCATAGAGAAAAGCTCATTGCCTTGACGGTTGCAGTACGGGTACGGCACGACATTTTGTATAGCTTTCTTCCCGCGTCGCACCCCGACTACCGAACGTTTAGCCCAATGGTACTGCTCCTGGATTGCGTATTCACTTACTGCCAGCAACAAGGTATTCGCGTACTCGACCTGGGTGTATCGCTTGACGCTGACCGGCAACCCAAACTCAGCCTTATTCGTTTCAAGCAAAACCTCGGTGCACAATCATCGCCCAAGCTCACATTCGAGAAAAAGTTGTAG